Genomic window (Gadus morhua chromosome 3, gadMor3.0, whole genome shotgun sequence):
gagtgagTGTTACATAATAAATGAGTAAGCGAGTGTTACTTGATAACTTGCATAATAAATGCTGAATGCAGAAGAAGCGTGATTCTCGGGGGTTAAGACACGCCCTTGGAGGGTAAATCACTCAAGGATTGAGGTTGATGTCAGAGATTGCTGGCGTGCACAAGATGAAGGTCTACGGCTGGATAGCAGTGGCTGTGTTGCTCGTTCAGGCTCAACAAGGTAAAGAATAGCCCTACGCTGAAACTTAACAAATCACTGATGATCACTAGTGATTAGTTAATAACTTTAATTAGTGATTAAGTCATGTCTAGGAATCGGTTACCAATAAGTaattaaagaggctatgtttagatgaggtaggggttagacagcagagagacaggtcattaaggagcaggtaggggttagacagtaccgaGACAGGTTATTGAGTAGCAGGTAGCATTTAGAcaatacagagacgggtcattaaggagcaggatgGCTCCATTCAGTCTACATTGACCCACGCATGCGTCACCGTTCGTCAGCCGAAAGAAAGCAAGCTGTCATCATATGCAAATGTATCTGAAACATTGTTGTACTGTGCCTACTTTTCTTGGGATGTCCAATTCCAAGACCTTGTTATCCTATTATTAAAGGAATACACAAGATATCTGTAAATTGCCGTCTGCTCGTCTTACCCAGAAGTCCAAATTCATCCTTGTGTGAGTTTGCAGGGTTAGCATTTCCTTTCTCTTTGACGCTTTCATGGACATGTAGAGTTAGATGCTGTTCATGTGAGGGGAATTCACTTTTAATACCTTTCCAAAGATTGCCAATTTTTTCAGAATGGTCGCTTATTTAAAACGAGTGCCAGTAACAGTTGAGCATTTGGAATCTAGATACTGGAAATGTAGGAGTTGTGAACCTAGCCGTGCTTCTGGTGTCCACAGGGTCCCCTTCCAAGGTGCACGTGTCTGAAGGGAAAACGGTGGAGCTCAAGTGTCCTCACGCCTCTGCACTCCCCCCGGTCCACTGGGAGATAAATGTGAATGGGATCCTGGTCTCCCCGCTGGACCACAACGAGGACGGACACTTCAGCCTGGCCGCGGACAACCGCACTCTGACGGTGCAGCGGGCGCGAGCAGAACACAGCGGCCTGTACCACTGCCAGGGTAGGAGGACAGTGTACCTTAAGGTGGATCCGCCCAATCAGGTAGTGGTGACCTCTGCTGACTACTGGTGGATCCCGGTGGGCCTGGCACTGGGCGCGGCCCTGGTCATTCTGATTCATAGGAAGCACCGTTCCAGGGAAACACTTCAAAACCACAGGAACGACCCTACACCCGACCCCgtcgtgacctctgacccgacCTCTGAAGGGGTGTACGAAGAGATCCCGGACCAAGGCGACGTCCTGCGACGGGAATCAGGCGGAGGAAACGTTTATCAGCTGGCCTATGCCCCGCCCCACGGTAACCACCCCTACGCCACTGTGGATGAACCGTGGTCCATGGAGCGCTAGCACGCAGCGCTAGGAAACTACGCTAGCCCACGCTGCTCTCCTATTGGAGGGAATTCTGACCAGTCACAACCCTCctgtggggaaaaaaaaatctgttgtaATGTTTATCTTATTTcataaattaatataatgttctgaataaaatgttattttaaatcttttttatatacattatatttatttctatatatataaatctatagaTATATTGAAATAGGGATGTAGAGCTATCCATACAGCTCTGTAAACTCACCTTCACTTCATACTCATAGTGCTCGTCCTTGCCTTGTCCGCGCAGCAGGTAGCGAGGAACGTTCACCTGTAGGGGCCCCtgctgggcgggggggccgctgggggccgcgggggacacacactgccatgatgtcatcattagaggagagagagacacagagagacagagagagagagacggcacaGAAGGGAGGTATAGAGAAGGGAAGCAGTTTCTTATAAACTAACAAGAATTCATCACAAGAGTAATTCAGTTGATTACATATTGATCACAAATAAATGGTTTTACTTTGATGAGGAGATGTGTATGAAAGACATGTCTAAATCCAGAGTCATCTTTATTGAAGAATTCATTGcataaataaatgttatactTTAAAGAATTCACTATGTATATAAATGAtacttttttaattattcatttcatATATAAATGTTATACTTTAGTCAGGAATTCATTACATATATAAATTGTATACTTTATTAAATTATTCGTTATAAGTATGATCATTTTATAATATTGTACTTCatcatattataatattatttaacGCAGCATTTGAATCCCTTTCTCCACATAGAACCCTAGAATCAggatattaaaataaaatctgAAGGCCTTGGTGGATATTACAAATAGCCAACCTTCGTTTTTAAGACCTCAAAGACATTATAGAGGGTGGATTCAGCTGATTAATACGCTGAATAATAGGATTAGATCAATACAATTCCCTTATGAGACCCAGTATCTTCACCATCCCTAATAAAATGACGTCACGTCCTGTGCATTAGAGAGATACCCAtagcatcacttcctgttgctCAACAGGTAGAAAGAGATGGTGATGATAACGAACAGGGCTTTGTTCTCTGGGAGCTGTCGTGCCTCAGTGGCTGATGAGCGCCAACCCCCTGAGAGCTGCCCTGAGGCGGTGCAGTCCTCCGTCAGGTCCTCAGTGTCAGGACCACAGCGGCTCCACCAGCACCCGGACGTCCGCCGTGCGTCCAAACCTCAAAGGACTCCGGGGGTCCGGGATCTAGAGGGCCTTCTCCTGCACGAACACCACCTCCAGGCAGCCGTCggcactgcccccccccccccccccccccctcgttacTGGGGCTGCACCAGCGTGTTTCCTTTTGTcttcaggtctctctctctctcagggatgGGTGAGAGTAACTGTGCGTGGAACAGGAAGTCCGTCCTCCACAGAGACTCCATGCTGGCGGCGGCGGTCATCTACCAAGGTGAGCACAGAACCACTAGAGTCCTCCTCTGGTCAGCGCCAGACCAGGAGGATCCTTCCTGGTCTGGGACTAGTCCAGGGGAGTATCAGAGgcagtattatgggatggaatCCTGTCAGGTCTGGTGTGAGCTGTAGGTCTATTTTAAGAAGAGGTAGTGACTGTTTCCGCGGTAGACGAGTTGCAGAATGTGTCCACTTCCTGTTTAgtgtcttctctccctctgataTTACCCTCCTCACCGACACTGTTTTTAGACTCTAACTTTAAATGTTGATCTGGTTGGACCCGTCCCCAGAGATGTACGGCCACCCAGACGGCGGCGTCCCCGCCACCTTCCACGTCCTCTACATGATTGGCTGGAAGCCTCACGAGTCCCAGGTAAACAGGATGTGACCTCAGCACAGTGTTGTGCGTGGTGTTCGGTTTGCGGTACCAGCGTGTTTCCTTTTGTCTTCAGGCCCGGCCGGCAAAGCGAGGGTCCGCTACGGTGTCGTTCAGCGACCTGACCCAGGTGGGCCGCACCGTCACCAAGGAGACGCCGTAGAGACGCCGGACCCCGGCCAGAACATTCTATTCATGTTATAATAATGTACATAGTGTGGGATTTAAAGTGTTGGCCTTTTTAAAGATGAACCCCAATAAACAAGCTTTGAGacagaaaaatgtgttttttagcataacattaacattacagAATGATGTATTTATACTATGATTTATACTTATAATAAATGCGTTTATattgtgtttatgtatattgTGGACATGATGTCgattacataataataaaaaaaaaaattctgctGAAAGCAGAAGAAGCATTAATCTCGGGGGTTAAGACGCGCCCTTCCAGGCTAAGTTCCTCAAACATTGAGGTTGATGTCAGAGATTGCTGCGTTGCTCACGATGAAGGTCTATGGCTGGATAGCAGTGGCTGGGTGGCTCGTTCAGGCTCAACATGGTAAAGAAATGCACTACTCTGaaacttaaaggggacatattataccaccaggtgtgattagccttacaagccgtttcgaaaatctgccccgtatgacatcactagtggacGTGTCCACGTAGATCTAGGaaagatgagcaacgtttaccactgggtagactgatctatccactACTTTTCTTGGATTGTACAATTCCAAGACCTTGTGATCCTattattaaagatcccatggcattttctaacattaatatgagtagtacccctagcctacctatgctcccccagtaACTAGAAATTTAgttgggtgtaaaacgagcactaggcattctgcGCCGCCTTTGAAAAGacaaagctcagacgcgccCTTTTGGAAATGTCCCAGTATGTCGGGTTCACAGAGCGCTTGGACACCAGGTTCGCTCTTCCGACGGAAAGTCCTTTTATTGTGAGTCCAACAAACTCCAACAAAACACAAGTCAGTTAAATCTAAATTATGACTCCGCTCAAAGCGGTCACAGGGTGCGTTCAAGGCGATCTCTGGCGGCGATCGCCCCTGTCTCTCCGCTCCCGATCCTTCCTGGATTCCTCTTTTTACTACAAAACTAAGCAGGCACATAAGttacaaacactccctgattggcctgagtgctgacacctgctcgcactcaggtccaatccccccacagccaatccggtgcgctcccaacctgcccatactccccctgcaggccagacgtcgcacgtccccccacagtCGTCATATggggagatgccacctcccctttctctgactTGCCAGCCAAGAGAATTTGGCCCACCAATGAGATACGACCGtgtgagcgccacatgtgtgtgtgtgtgtgtgtgtgtgtgtgtgtgtgtgtgtgattacacacacgcacacacactgtaacgcaagtgttgtgcacttctttgttatttggataaccgttctgctgttggtgttatggcgcataacacgtcagttctttgacgtctctggtatttccacaacgaaaCTGTGGTATGGGTtacctcagccatggttgagaaggaattgggggaaaggaactttggctttgactccctgaagtacatgaactgcgacatggaggagaaagggattgttgctcgTTAATGTCTctcgcttgagccccgcttgaGCCCCACTGCCCGGGATAGtatcatctggaggcgcacacagcttttggccatgataatatgtatgatattatatagatatccatgcattatttgatattatttagatacagagctccaggaatcccgccggagcacccggagtgttctagaatatttacagaacacggccaaaggctgtgtgcctcgccatacatacatccactgtaaacagagcgcatgggaCCGTGGCCACAAGCTGCTcagagccacacccccaccctcctccttgacccgcctctctcctcctcatttgcattaaagctacagacaccaaaacggcgcgtttggggaaagctcaatgtgcgactggctcgtagtggctgtaattctgcaccacagctgaatttcgggaacgtcttcaaatactgtgttaggggcccactaatatctatattaaagcatccataaagtagcatgccatgggacctttaaaggaaCACACAAGATATCTGTACATTTCCGTCTCCTTGTCATACCCAGATCAGACGAGTTGTTTCATTCCAAATTCATCCTTGTGTGAGTTTGAAGGGTTACCTTTCTCATAGCTGCTTCAATGGACTTGCAGAGTTAGATGCTGTTCTTGTGAGGGGAATTCACTTTTAATACCTTTCCAAAGATTCCCAATGTTTTCAGATTGGTCGCTTATTTAAAACGAGTGCCAGTAACAGTTGAGCATTTGGAATCTAGATACTGGAAATGTAGGAGGTGTGAACCTAGCCGTGCTTCTGGTGTCCACAGGGTCCCCTCCCATGGTGCACGTGTCTGAAGGGGAGACGGTGGAGCTCAACTGCACTCACGTCTCTGAACTCCCGGTCCTGTGGCAAAGATACCTGGGAGGGAGCCTGATCTCCCTGCTGGACCACAACGAGGACGGACACTTCAGCCTGGCCGCGGACAACAGCTCTCTGACGGTGCAGCGGGCGCGAAAAAAGCACAGCGGCATGTACCTCTGCCAGAGTAGGAATGCAGCGTACCTCACGGTGGATACGACCCTTCAGGAGgaccaaccaggatcctcggAGGAAGATGAGGCGGAGGATACGACCACACCAGTACTGGGATCTGCTCACTACTGGAGGATCCCGGTGGGCGTGGCGGTGGGCATGGCACTGGGCCTGGCACTGGGCGCGGCCCTGGTCCTTCTGATTCATAGGAAGCATCGTTTCAGGAAAACGCTTCAGAACCACAGGAGCGACCCTACACCCGACCCCgtcatgacctctgacccgacCTCTGACGGGCTGTATGAAGAGATCCCGGACCAAGGCGACGTCCTGCGACGGGAATCTGGCGGAGGAAACGTTTATCAGCTGGCCTATGCCCCGCCCCACGGTAACCAGCTCTACGCCACTGTTAATAAACCCAGGAGCGCTAGCCCGCAGCGCTAGGAAACTACGCTAGCCTCTGCTGCTCTCTATTGGAGAGaattctgaccaatcacatcCCTCCTGTGGGGAAAATTataatgttgtaatgtttcagataTCTGGTATTTTGTGTGGGTGATTATGAGTGACTTTCATCAATTAATATAATGTTCtgaataaatgttctgtaaccGTAGAAAAATACACAACTTGTGGTGACCCGGGTTGTTGCGGTAACCAATTTATATGTTTCTACGGTAACCGACTGATATGTTGCTAGGGTAACCAATTAATATGTTGCTACGGTACAAGACAAATATATTCCTGCATCAACAAACTAATATGTTGCTAGGGTAACCAACTAATATGTTGCTACGGAAAACCAACTGATATGTTGCAACCAACTGATatgttgccatggtaaccaaCAGTAAAAGAGGAGATAGGTAGCGGTGCCGTTGGTCAGCGTTCAGAGCACACTCCATTTAATGACATTCAATGCCAACAGTTTGAACAATTCATATACAAAACTGTACACATTAATATTCCTATTTACATATCTTCGATACTTACTGTGGCCTGCGACTCGATTGGGGACAATTTAAAAACACGCGTTGCCATTTTGAACCAAGGAGAAACATTGATACTGACCTAAAGATAAACAAGATTCCCTCAACCCGATTGGCTAGAACCAAAGCTAAAATCGAACAACGTTGATCTGCCTAAGTGACCtcaccaggggcctcatgtactaaggttgctaATGCGTacacacaaaaacgtggcgtacgtccttttcca
Coding sequences:
- the LOC115540043 gene encoding arginine-hydroxylase NDUFAF5, mitochondrial-like, with translation MSEIAGVHKMKVYGWIAVAVLLVQAQQGSPSKVHVSEGKTVELKCPHASALPPVHWEINVNGILVSPLDHNEDGHFSLAADNRTLTVQRARAEHSGLYHCQGMGESNCAWNRKSVLHRDSMLAAAVIYQEMYGHPDGGVPATFHVLYMIGWKPHESQARPAKRGSATVSFSDLTQVGRTVTKETP
- the LOC115540037 gene encoding uncharacterized protein LOC115540037 isoform X2, translating into MSEIAALLTMKVYGWIAVAGWLVQAQHGSPPMVHVSEGETVELNCTHVSELPVLWQRYLGGSLISLLDHNEDGHFSLAADNSSLTVQRARKKHSGMYLCQSRNAAYLTVDTTLQEDQPGSSEEDEAEDTTTPVLGSAHYWRIPVGVAVGMALGLALGAALVLLIHRKHRFRKTLQNHRSDPTPDPVMTSDPTSDGLYEEIPDQGDVLRRESGGGNVYQLAYAPPHGNQLYATVNKPRSASPQR
- the LOC115540037 gene encoding uncharacterized protein LOC115540037 isoform X3 codes for the protein MSEIAALLTMKVYGWIAVAGWLVQAQQGSPPMVHVSEGETVELNCTHVSELPVLWQRYLGGSLISLLDHNEDGHFSLAADNSSLTVQRARKKHSGMYLCQSRNAAYLTVDTTLQEDQPGSSEEDEAEDTTTPVLGSAHYWRIPVGVAVGMALGLALGAALVLLIHRKHRFRKTLQNHRSDPTPDPVMTSDPTSDGLYEEIPDQGDVLRRESGGGNVYQLAYAPPHGNQLYATVNKPRSASPQR